In Primulina eburnea isolate SZY01 chromosome 3, ASM2296580v1, whole genome shotgun sequence, one DNA window encodes the following:
- the LOC140828522 gene encoding uncharacterized protein, translating into MVPSCQFCGAHRFPCEAPSFCCACGKIRLASPITQIALLELFKDPSSALAILFRRQVRLYNNVFSFTSFGVRLDKELASLQRGVYTFRAPGQIFHSLTPLIPNSNGPRYFQLYFWDNDNEWENKMSVFPDAYVDRELMVLLMDIMKVNPYAQLLKRINQYSSIGNLRLFISKNVPVDQRCYNSPSADQVAAIWVESNDDANISHNMNIVACGRDGQTHQIQH; encoded by the coding sequence ATGGTTCCTTCATGTCAATTTTGTGGCGCACATAGATTCCCTTGTGAAGCTCCATCTTTTTGTTGCGCCTGTGGTAAGATTAGATTGGCATCTCCTATTACTCAGATTGCCTTGCTGGAATTATTCAAGGACCCATCGTCTGCCTTAGCTATTTTATTCCGCCGTCAAGTACGATTGTACAACAATGTTTTCTCTTTCACTTCATTTGGGGTTAGGCTTGACAAGGAATTGGCTTCTCTTCAACGCGGGGTATACACATTTCGTGCGCCTGGCCAGATTTTTCATTCATTGACACCACTTATACCTAATTCAAATGGTCCAAGGTATTTCCAACTTTATTTTTGGGACAACGATAATGAGTGGGAAAATAAGATGTCCGTTTTCCCGGACGCTTATGTTGACAGAGAACTCATGGTTTTGCTGATGGACATAATGAAAGTAAACCCTTATGCACAACTTCTAAAGAGGATAAATCAGTATTCTTCAATCGGAAActtaagattgtttatttccaAAAATGTTCCTGTTGACCAGAGATGTTACAACAGCCCATCCGCTGATCAAGTTGCGGCTATTTGGGTCGAAAGCAATGATGATGCTAACATTTCACATAACATGAACATAGTTGCTTGTGGTCGTGATGGTCAAACCCATCAAATACAACATTAG
- the LOC140827751 gene encoding putative late blight resistance protein homolog R1A-3, giving the protein MAYAALVSLLHATDQFLDLDMCFFPFTREKIESFQGTINSLVAFLDKCPPICSQEINDLIREIRDVSYGAEDILESLIATHFLQKDGSDGYQRLKRFREMSFEQIVEKLEWINTEVSNIQLDGNDVHDRRISALAGSSREALRGNNSSLEALDDDLKMKLMEQLVAGCSQIDVIPIVGMGGIGKTTLARILFDSQLIKESFDIRGWVTVSQTYRVQEVVLGILKDIGVPLDKKKDVEQQLYQTLYGRKYLIVLDDVWDIQVWNDLRRLFPDKKNGSRIILTTRHSKVAAYANSFGAYHEMQLLDEDSSWSLLCREIFPQKNCPSELVEIGKEIARQCHGLPLALSAIGGHLKKEKHTVECWEYVSGNVNMVLKTTNDPTLEILTLSYNYLPHHLKACFLYFGFFQEDRPIEVFRLVNLWVAEGFVKPSRWNSIEHVAEEYLREVIERNLVFVHKYDSFGKPKRCGIHDLFRDICIREAKKEKLFYVLDTDEPPDDLLEINNLRRCVLEGYESPSMESNLTLRDYYDDYHVVWDDSNSSYSEDSNYSDTNIEYDGSDNTPANEHEYRFNIRDIMLTTRSLVCHGIDTSQQIKLASGLLKVLNISMGSTKFPMGILEFVNLKYLHLGNVREIPSSISRLRNLQTLIIRVMQIKSMPSEIWKMKQLRHLLIGGFHLLDIPDVQGEGTYAYFLECLQTLSEIIDFTCKREVIARVPNLKELKLLYSRDAVRWSFESLHNLVYLCELESLRLDFWPGEYNLQNLAFPFSLKKLVLVGCRIPWDKMSVIGILPNLEVLKLKLRATKGKFWETNDGEFKRLKFLLIQLSTLVEWKTEKDHFPSLRHLILQHCCLLEAIPCEIGEISTLEIIELKGCLPAAESSAKEVLGEDSDIKLIISNDETKEPPVTGRYILDLFAQHLCESIKESCCIIL; this is encoded by the coding sequence ATGGCGTATGCTGCTCTTGTGTCACTTTTGCATGCCACAGACCAGTTTCTTGATTTGGATATGTGCTTCTTCCCTTTCACAAGGGAAAAAATCGAGTCTTTTCAAGGAACAATCAATTCTTTAGTGGCGTTTCTTGATAAGTGCCCACCTATTTGCAGccaagaaatcaatgatttgATAAGGGAAATCAGAGATGTATCGTATGGAGCGGAGGATATCCTCGAGTCCCTAATAGCAACTCACTTTCTGCAAAAAGATGGAAGCGATGGTTATCAGAGATTGAAGAGATTTCGAGAGATGAGCTTCGAACAAATCGTGGAAAAACTTGAATGGATTAACACAGAGGTGAGCAATATTCAGCTAGATGGGAATGATGTTCATGACCGGAGAATTTCAGCTCTCGCTGGTTCCTCGAGGGAGGCTTTGAGGGGCAATAACTCTAGTTTGGAGGCACTGGACGATGATCTGAAGATGAAACTGATGGAACAACTTGTAGCAGGATGTTCTCAAATCGACGTCATTCCGATCGTTGGCATGGGAGGGATTGGTAAGACGACTCTTgctagaatcttgtttgataGTCAGCTGATCAAGGAGTCTTTTGACATTCGTGGTTGGGTCACAGTATCTCAAACATATAGAGTCCAGGAAGTTGTTTTAGGCATTCTAAAAGACATCGGTGTACCTTTGGATAAAAAAAAGGATGTCGAACAACAACTATATCAAACTTTATATGGCAGAAAGTATTTAATTGTATTAGATGATGTTTGGGATATACAGGTCTGGAATGACTTGAGAAGGCTATTTCCAGATAAGAAAAATGGTAGTCGAATCATACTGACTACTAGGCATTCGAAAGTGGCTGCATATGCCAACTCTTTTGGCGCTTATCATGAGATGCAGCTTCTAGATGAGGATTCGAGTTGGAGTCTCCTATGTCGAGAGATATTTCCCCAAAAAAATTGTCCATCTGAACTAGTTGAAATTGGAAAGGAGATTGCAAGACAATGCCACGGTCTTCCTCTAGCTCTATCTGCCATTGGTGGGCATCTTAAAAAGGAGAAACATACAGTAGAATGCTGGGAGTATGTTTCTGGAAATGTAAATATGGTCTTAAAGACAACTAATGACCCGACATTGGAGATATTAACTCTGAGTTATAACTACTTGCCCCATCATTTGAAAGCATGCTTCCTGTATTTTGGATTTTTTCAAGAAGATCGTCCCATAGAGGTATTCAGACTGGTGAATTTGTGGGTTGCTGAGGGATTTGTAAAGCCAAGTAGATGGAATAGCATAGAACACGTCGCAGAAGAATACTTGAGAGAGGTCATTGAGAGAAATCTTGTTTTCGTGCATAAATATGATTCGTTTGGGAAGCCGAAGAGATGTGGCATCCATGATCTATTTAGAGACATATGCATTAGGGAGGCTAAAAAAGAAAAGCTTTTTTATGTCTTGGATACAGATGAACCGCCCGACGATCTTTTGGAGATAAATAACTTACGGCGTTGTGTTCTAGAGGGTTACGAATCTCCTTCAATGGAGAGTAACTTAACCCTTCGTGATTATTACGATGACTATCATGTTGTTTGGGATGACAGTAATTCTTCGTACTCTGAAGATTCTAACTATTCAGATACTAATATTGAGTATGATGGAAGTGATAATACTCCTgcaaatgaacatgaatatcgaTTCAACATAAGGGATATTATGTTAACGACCCGTTCTTTAGTTTGTCATGGTATTGATACTTCACAACAAATTAAACTAGCTTCAGGATTGCTCAAGGTATTGAACATTAGCATGGGATCAACGAAGTTTCCAatgggaattttagaattcGTCAACCTAAAGTACCTTCATCTTGGCAATGTCCGGGAAATCCCATCTTCAATATCCAGACTCAGGAACCTACAAACACTTATTATTCGGGTTATGCAGATAAAGTCTATGCCATCTGAAATTTGGAAGATGAAACAACTAAGGCATCTTCTGATCGGTGGTTTTCATCTTCTTGATATTCCTGATGTTCAAGGCGAAGGGACATATGCATACTTCCTCGAATGTCTCCAGACACTTTCAGAGATAATCGATTTCACTTGTAAGCGAGAGGTCATCGCAAGGGTCCCTAATCTTAAAGAGCTAAAACTTTTGTACAGCAGGGATGCTGTTCGCTGGTCATTTGAATCTCTGCACAATCTTGTCTATCTGTGCGAACTTGAATCATTGCGCCTCGATTTCTGGCCAGGTGAGTATAACTTGCAGAACCTTGCCTTCCCTTTTTCTCTAAAAAAACTGGTGTTAGTAGGCTGTCGAATTCCTTGGGATAAAATGAGCGTTATCGGTATCTTGCCCAATCTTGAGGTCCTCAAGCTGAAGCTCAGAGCCACGAAAGGAAAATTCTGGGAGACGAATGACGGAGAATTCAAGCGATTGAAATTCCTCTTGATTCAGTTATCTACTTTGGTAGAATGGAAAACTGAAAAGGACCATTTCCCAAGCCTTCGGCACCTTATCCTCCAGCACTGCTGTTTACTGGAGGCAATCCCGTGTGAAATCGGAGAAATTTCGACCCTTGAAATAATTGAACTAAAGGGATGTTTGCCTGCAGCGGAGTCTTCGGCAAAGGAAGTGCTCGGGGAAGATAGTGACATCAAGCTCATAATTTCCAATGATGAAACCAAAGAGCCTCCTGTTACTGGTCGTTATATCTTAGATTTATTTGCTCAACATCTCTGTGAGTCAATCAAGGAATCATGCTGTATCATCCTTTGA